A portion of the Ascochyta rabiei chromosome 13, complete sequence genome contains these proteins:
- a CDS encoding Alcohol dehydrogenase yields MSTDSIPTTQTAAWIGEPGPDCVLQIRNDVQVKQPGANEVLVKIECSGICHSDCHALRVKGKYEQVPGHEGVGKVVKLGPGVSQDLLGRRVGVKWLWSACKECTSCRAGKINHCAKQVNSGRQVWGTLQQYTVAHADFVTPIPDGVKSEIAAPLLCAGLSLAGAVSKLAPDVVPGDYVAIVGAGGGLGHIGVQIASLKGYKVIGIDSGADKERLCKEMGAVGFVDYAKQDVVQAVQDLTDGEGAHGVICVAGSERAYDQAPALVRNSGVFVCVGLPPDTYMFPMSPIHIANRGLIIKGSSTGTAEQMEELLQFALQGKITPKIEMYDFADSPKIIEELMRYEVTGRKVVRVP; encoded by the coding sequence ATGTCTACCGACTCCATACCAACGACCCAAACGGCAGCCTGGATCGGCGAGCCCGGCCCAGACTGCGTCCTCCAAATCCGCAACGATGTGCAAGTCAAGCAGCCTGGCGCGAACGAGGTCCTCGTCAAGATCGAATGCTCCGGCATTTGCCACTCTGATTGCCACGCGCTCCGAGTCAAGGGAAAGTACGAACAAGTACCCGGCCACGAAGGAGTAGGGAAAGTCGTGAAGCTAGGCCCCGGAGTCTCCCAAGATCTGCTGGGCAGGAGAGTAGGCGTGAAGTGGCTCTGGAGCGCGTGCAAAGAGTGCACGAGCTGCAGAGCCGGCAAGATCAACCACTGTGCCAAGCAGGTCAACTCTGGTCGCCAGGTGTGGGGTACGCTGCAGCAGTACACGGTCGCGCATGCAGACTTTGTCACACCCATCCCGGACGGTGTCAAGAGCGAAATCGCTGCTCCGCTGCTATGCGCTGGTCTGAGTCTAGCGGGCGCCGTGTCCAAACTCGCGCCCGACGTCGTGCCGGGCGACTACGTTGCCATTGTGGGTGCTGGAGGCGGACTGGGGCATATCGGCGTGCAAATCGCGAGTCTGAAGGGCTACAAGGTCATCGGCATCGACAGCGGCGCGGACAAGGAGAGGCTGTGCAAAGAAATGGGAGCCGTCGGGTTTGTCGACTACGCGAAGCAGGACGTCGTGCAAGCCGTGCAGGACCTGACGGACGGCGAGGGCGCACACGGCGTCATCTGCGTTGCGGGAAGCGAGCGCGCGTACGATCAGGCTCCCGCGCTGGTCAGGAACAGCGGCGTCTTCGTGTGTGTGGGTCTGCCGCCTGATACGTACATGTTCCCCATGTCGCCCATTCACATCGCCAACAGGGGGTTGATCATCAAGGGTTCTTCCACTGGTACCGCGGAGCAGATGGAGGAGCTGCTCCAGTTTGCGTTGCAGGGCAAGATCACACCTAAGATTGAGATGTACGACTTTGCGGATTCGCCGAAGATCATAGAGGAGTTGATGCGGTATGAGGTGACTGGGCGGAAGGTGGTACGTGTGCCGTGA
- a CDS encoding Protein SABRE, whose product MALPTLQFLAGLLLLLYLLSFVLFAFIRVVTGVSIQRLGYSGLRRIAFTPRDGLRIEIRGLGFSLHRPTFAQPTWVSIRLTELKVTLDLRALGEKPTSKAVGSNPSNPSTGSTHKPKTAANTPDVLVQDNDHHRPEHHRRSLTWKRLTDAKEKIKRLHRNIHYICLVDLLASSTTVVVLDVGAVQVGDLSLAVDTRRKTVDRSRLFNHHNLHSTQEQRPAEWHLTLRSVLFTPEGGESTELLDHCALNIHGFLKKELEGLRDASIALKLGRLSIPYDDVKLCIQRAKKRKPATARDQNDTDTSQPDVSLTDVIEELDHPESREDSILQTVSDSREFASSILRGIHEFQFAISFVGLTKQIRPSRKTEPDVYLNLAMKEVGMDLLRLDPRSPAHLMYFSPNDIAHQALLAAISISVGIDDGSGHPERLLYVPMATTTLNTTLPSKTIQFSSDKDSAERNTNILFANLVITSPSLDLDPKHLPLLLSIFNTYETRRRPQKTRNSRRYLVRRLLPKANIKISIHEPVIRVTLPPMDPDRRGTDDFDLLISASSSLSLDVESSHAADGELHYALLSTFRMNAQQLYYQTAAIEKHSLLLTDYLEFKMQLSASPDVTVELRGMAQTFSFYLVRPEISEGLRQIVTHLQKDRRKKHGAPKKKGINFLRKPPPWLSYVHLQGSDFNIEVAGVDEAVSKHSRGAAVHLDSCTAEYKHSRDEESDLRPVRRRAPSRTINRDEHLLRPPTSPSPKPLKKPSGNATDGRRLALHFSGLEGFVIEAADQWEQDPSLSLPRMEVAFSTTSDKQGPIFHIHSFSQRLYVRYSLYRHFAMGMAMQVLRRSFVVPQEPTPFDEPMSPMSPVLSPTHLAVPSLDGDVLGPMGGDGPEIVTVDFKAQFIQIKADMPSDPPLMLQVYGVEAGQHRWQPPFLRSRLLRLYAENPNVKRVWSRIVSVKSLRLDYRQTKRRYGHTVTDDKSIDIATDAIRIAVPHQLVVHKIFDNITNTTKVAKQMHHRFKTGTNEYVLDKAPEGPKHVPKISLRSRAVLLELEDSSFEWKLGTIYRIGLMEQKQRLAREQAFELKVKKLQQQDELRSGGSRHRARSAHNGQQGHRGRNKSKGREKSSRFHRRTKSADSSDLDSLDGDRPMRYNKDGFSDLSGSCRTSVEDALEKLKVLNAQTWRKRIDHALATQNRSMHDIRSMFWGLDELPDDFEQKETILSIPQRPALVAFAVSDLNITVDKPSFPMSEYPKFLQRVGKGMPTDMQYSLLIPMHVQINAGEAKLHLRDYPLPLVHIPSIGNVGSSRLPSLSLRTDFVIAEEFRDVESSRVSRVVVVPKEETLSGELSGGFAVDVRRTVAPVKTYSDMNVDINSAYPTRITWGTSYQPAIQDMMQIIENFTKPAVDPSERVGFWDKIRLTFHSRINISWKGDGDVHLILKGSRDPYMVTGHGAGFVMCWQDDVRLTLAEDEDPRNFMVVKSGSYVLAIPDLGHYARNESDAESSRPESASSLASRRQLAVFKKTVMKLNGNVRWGVGLVFERNLDSGGRSFDFIPHYNVALKNPKYAKPSNGKGYDAFRGFRSHHIHMSIAIAAPYDREWSVSNQDASKTYNSVHLTPRFFTQFYNWWDMFSGAMSLPVRQGKLWPGVEKSSKKFGRHLATIKYNLLLSPLYMSHIYKHKDAEEYGSGIVSATGLKARVDSFMLDLHQRREEFRTVVQAPKGKEDSKQNQTTGMRMNQVQLDLIKTDVRAVSASIAGTGSDDVDHATAEDLAGFNQEYLSADLSRFTIPDNDWGWVDMDDFIELGWILPSDRHPETQILPLAFAPHFTYFRQTDHADNISGDVHRTSAFGNEPTHHCVMSARNDPRRIQCDLIEQRIQRVKNQIEHNHRAIGEQEVKIVREISDNRKEAERRLNTLKTHALFLQRKLEFLTSMHESLLDRLAANVANAVPKGEPDTDDEFYEAHEEDPANDSDTKNMDSAPNVDYISDFNNRFIIHNVHLKWGNSLRNIILRYIHQVSQRRGFVYYMSRRAVKFILDVVEEQNKSRSPSTSSPDMDPTTPETQSDQGLGIDETIQQLLADGKKFVETDEADGSDKNKEAQDKQDSAEKDVNADYVPQNAYIVRLIAPQIQLQSERNTKAAVLVTAKGMQLKVLQIMDKDRVMDEVSGLVQRRFTAAMDSLQIFVTNAQIFSGMDEIHKYSGSTYGTPAGSAWPPWVPFEVMFEFHTNPHGFQRVVQRTSASMRYDKYNTLRLKYNDDVSGDAASSKSAQNTESRIDHLWVDFPHVRALCDSRQYYAIYVIVLDLLLYREPLEKTRNERLEKIMLASDFSDLTGAPSLVIGLQERIRQLEEIKTVFQVNERYLDKQGWEDRVEVEKDLAVYEDELFFVMKAITTAQRKQDDRAQAKQSTGLLRWYISASEIVWHLLREGQESLAEFQLKNALYDRTDNNDGSNFNSLEIEDARGLNLLPNALYPEMILPYLENNKPLPENAKCLKVQFVMLEAIAGIPVMEHFEVMLHPLKVQLEWEIGKKLFEYVFPAIKDKNAENGSSSPFMIKHTLPAQDEEDEDTNGSIASGVSTSMGSSVSQDDASTALRSRLTPTLKLPDPQNKALGRPKSSPERRPGLNGFRSLFRDNNPSRSGTELRRTLHPNSAMATPSGSSLNIHGRPGSVRSNTSSMTANESERTAKKFTLYRTGTGMTTIDKRADKKEKKERSDDLTQMMNRASNYMTLAYVRIPSMVLCLSYKGKGSRNFEDVHDLVFKMPTLEYRNKTWSNLDLALQLKKDVIRALISHAGAIVGNKFSHHRPSKTQQTRLRQIANSSTMLNTSPDMSGSEAASLRDHSPGGSSADGVRRSFTSGRQGSFISTVSEESSLRPGTSADGRSTHGSILGGLHRHRHDEHGLGIDDIADGRAFADELSRVDNTEPGHANLIHSLSKHITSVTPFANHRGRDRANSTGNNSSFPFGRNGSVVEEGDRPVTSYGEGEEGSKNKKQKALAVGMKLLGRGPSKD is encoded by the exons ATGGCCCTGCCCACGCTGCAGTTTCTGGCCgggctcctgctcctgctgtACCTGCTGAGCTTCGTCCTCTTCGCCTTCATCCGCGTCGTCACCGGCGTGTCCATCCAGCGATTGGGCTACTCGGGCCTGCGCCGCATCGCCTTCACCCCCAGGGACGGCCTGCGCATCGAGATCCGTGGCCTTGGCTTCTCCCTCCACCGCCCCACCTTCGCCCAGCCCACATGGGTCAGCATCAGATTGACCGAGCTCAAGGTCACCCTCGACCTCCGCGCCCTGGGCGAGAAGCCTACGAGCAAGGCCGTAGGCTCGAATCCCTCGAATCCCTCGACTGGCTCCACCCACAAGCCCAAAACCGCCGCCAACACGCCAGACGTGCTTGTCCAAGACAACGACCACCACCGCCCCGAGCACCACCGGCGGAGCTTGACGTGGAAGCGCTTAACCGACGCAAAGGAGAAGATCAAGCGCCTGCACCGCAACATCCACTACATCTGTCTGGTCGACCTGCTGGCCTCCTCCACCACCGTCGTGGTCCTCGATGTCGGCGCTGTCCAGGTGGGCGACCTGTCTCTGGCTGTCGACACCAGGCGCAAGACGGTCGACCGCAGCCGCCTCTTCAATCACCACAACCTCCATTCCACCCAGGAGCAACGGCCGGCCGAGTGGCACCTGACCCTGCGCAGCGTCCTGTTCACGCCAGAAGGAGGCGAGTCCACCGAGCTGCTCGATCACTGCGCCCTGAACATCCACGGCTTTCTCAAGAAGGAGCTCGAGGGCCTACGAGACGCGTCCATTGCGCTCAAGCTGGGACGCTTGAGCATCCCCTACGACGATGTCAAGCTGTGCATCCAACGCGCCAAGAAGCGCAAGCCAGCCACCGCGCGAGACCAAAACGACACCGACACCAGCCAGCCAGATGTCTCGCTCACCGACGTGATCGAGGAGCTCGATCACCCGGAAAGTCGAGAGGACAGCATCTTGCAGACCGTATCCGATTCGAGAGAGTTTGCTAGCTCGATCCTGCGCGGAATCCACGAGTTTCAGTTCGCCATCAGTTTCGTCGGCCTCACCAAGCAGATCAGACCGAGTCGCAAAACCGAACCAGACGTCTACCTCAACCTCGCCATGAAGGAAGTGGGCATGGACCTTCTGCGACTGGACCCTCGAAGTCCCGCTCACCTCATGTACTTTTCCCCAAACGACATAGCACACCAAGCCCTGTTGGCCGCCATCTCCATCTCCGTCGGTATCGACGATGGCTCTGGCCACCCTGAGCGCCTCCTTTACGTTCCCATGGCCACGACCACGCTGAACACGACTCTCCCCTCCAAAACCATACAATTCTCCAGCGACAAAGACAGCGCCGAGCgcaacaccaacattctTTTCGCTAATCTTGTCATTACTTCTCCCTCGCTGGATCTGGATCCCAAGCACCTGCCATTACTATTGTCCATCTTCAACACCTACGAGACACGCCGGAGACCACAGAAGACGCGGAACAGCAGGCGATACCTCGTTCGACGTCTGCTGCCCAAAGCGAACATCAAAATCTCCATTCACGAACCCGTCATAAGAGTGACCTTGCCTCCCATGGATCCTGATCGACGAGGGACGGACGACTTTGATCTGCTCATCTCTGCATCCTCGTCCTTGTCCTTGGATGTGGAGTCGTCGCACGCCGCCGATGGCGAGCTTCACTACGCTCTCCTCTCGACCTTCCGTATGAACGCGCAGCAGCTGTACTACCAGACCGCAGCGATTGAGAAACATAGCTTGCTTCTGACAGACTACCTTGAGTTCAAAATGCAATTGAGCGCCTCACCTGATGTCACGGTCGAATTGCGTGGCATGGCGCAAACCTTTTCTTTCTATCTCGTTCGTCCAGAGATCAGCGAGGGCCTACGGCAGATCGTCACCCATCTCCAGAAAGATAGACGCAAAAAGCACGGCGCCccgaagaagaagggcatCAACTTCCTCCGCAAGCCGCCGCCTTGGCTTTCTTACGTACACCTGCAAGGCTCAGACTTCAACATCGAAGTTGCTGGCGTCGACGAAGCTGTATCGAAGCACAGTCGTGGAGCTGCAGTGCACCTTGACTCTTGCACGGCCGAGTACAAGCACAGTCGAGACGAAGAAAGCGACCTTAGGCCAGTGCGCCGGCGTGCACCGAGCCGAACCATCAATCGAGACGAGCACCTTCTCCGTCCACCGACATCACCCTCGCCAAAGCCGCTCAAGAAGCCTTCTGGCAACGCAACGGATGGAAGACGACTTGCACTTCACTTCTCTGGACTGGAAGGCTTTGTCATCGAGGCTGCCGATCAGTGGGAGCAGGACCCCTCTTTATCATTACCGCGCATGGAAGTGGCGTTCAGCACGACGTCCGACAAACAAGGCCCCATCTTCCACATCCACTCGTTCTCACAGCGCTTGTATGTACGGTACTCCCTGTATCGCCACTTTGCCATGGGCATGGCTATGCAAGTGTTGAGACGCTCGTTTGTCGTGCCCCAGGAGCCTACTCCTTTCGATGAGCCCATGTCACCCATGTCGCCCGTCTTATCGCCTACCCATCTCGCAGTGCCATCGCTCGACGGTGATGTCCTGGGTCCTATGGGTGGTGATGGCCCCGAGATTGTCACAGTCGATTTCAAGGCCCAGTTCATCCAAATCAAGGCCGACATGCCATCCGATCCGCCGCTTATGCTTCAAGTCTATGGTGTCGAGGCTGGCCAGCACCGTTGGCAGCCTCCGTTCTTGCGATCACGCCTTCTCCGGCTCTACGCTGAGAACCCCAACGTCAAACGCGTCTGGAGCCGTATTGTCAGCGTCAAGTCACTGCGCTTGGACTACCGGCAGACCAAGCGCAGGTACGGCCACACGGTCACCGACGACAAGTCGATCGATATCGCTACAGACGCCATTCGAATCGCGGTACCGCATCAGTTGGTCGTGCACAAGATCTTTGATAACATCACAAACACAACCAAGGTTGCTAAACAGATGCATCATCGATTCAAGACAGGCACAAACGAGTACGTGCTGGATAAAGCACCAGAGGGCCCAAAGCATGTGCCGAAGATCTCACTCCGAAGTCGCGCTGTCTTACTCGAGCTCGAGGACAGCTCTTTTGAGTGGAAGCTGGGAACCATCTACCGCATTGGACTCATGGAGCAGAAGCAACGACTTGCACGTGAACAAGCTTTTGAGCTCAAGGTCAAAAAGTTGCAGCAGCAGGATGAGCTGCGAAGTGGTGGGTCCCGCCATCGTGCTAGGTCTGCTCACAATGGTCAACAGGGACATCGTGGACGGAACAAGTCCAAGGGTAGGGAGAAGAGTTCCCGATTTCATCGCCGTACCAAGAGTGCAGATTCGAGCGACCTGGACTCTCTCGACGGTGATCGTCCCATGCGCTACAACAAAGACGGTTTCAGTGACTTGAGCGGCTCTTGTCGAACATCTGTCGAGGACGCTCTCGAAAAGTTGAAGGTCCTCAACGCTCAGACCTGGAGGAAGCGCATCGATCACGCACTGGCAACGCAGAACCGCTCAATGCATGACATCCGCTCCATGTTCTGGGGTTTGGACGAGCTGCCAGACGATTTCGAACAGAAAGAGACCATCCTTTCCATCCCTCAGCGGCCCGCGCTCGTGGCTTTTGCAGTCAGCGACCTCAACATCACTGTCGACAAACCCTCATTCCCCATGTCGGAGTACCCCAAGTTTCTCCAGCGTGTCGGCAAAGGCATGCCGACAGACATGCAGTACTCTTTGCTCATTCCTATGCACGTCCAGATCAATGCTGGCGAAGCCAAGCTTCACCTTCGAGACTACCCACTGCCACTTGTACATATTCCGTCGATAGGGAATGTGGGGTCTTCACGTTTGCCTAGTCTGTCATTGCGGACCGACTTTGTCATCGCCGAAGAATTTAGAGATGTAGAGTCTTCGCGGGTGAGTAGAGTGGTCGTTGTGCCCAAGGAAGAGACTCTTTCTGGTGAGCTTTCAGGTGGCTTTGCAGTCGACGTTCGCCGCACGGTAGCGCCGGTCAAGACCTACTCGGATATGAACGTTGACATCAACTCGGCGTATCCGACAAGGATCACCTGGGGCACTTCGTACCAGCCGGCCATTCAAGACATGATGCAAATCATTGAGAACTTCACCAAGCCGGCTGTTGACCCATCCGAGCGTGTGGGTTTTTGGGACAAGATCAGGTTGACCTTCCACTCACGTATCAATATCTCGTGGAAGGGCGACGGCGATGTCCATCTTATCCTCAAAG GTTCTCGTGATCCATACATGGTAACTGGCCACGGCGCTGGTTTCGTCATGTGCTGGCAAGACGATGTCAGGCTCACTCTCGCAGAAGACGAAGATCCACGCAACTTCATGGTCGTGAAGAGTGGAAGTTACGTTCTCGCCATACCCGATCTGGGTCATTATGCGCGCAATGAATCCGACGCAGAAAGCAGTCGTCCTGAGAGCGCGTCTAGTCTCGCAAGTCGTAGGCAGCTTGCTGTGTTCAAGAAGACCGTCATGAAGCTTAACGGCAATGTTCGATGGGGTGTAGGATTGGTGTTTGAGCGCAACCTGGACAGTGGTGGTCGTTCGTTCGACTTCATCCCTCATTACAACGTGGCGCTCAAGAACCCCAAATACGCGAAGCCATCGAACGGAAAG GGGTACGATGCTTTCCGAGGCTTCCGCAGTCACCACATCCACATgtccatcgccatcgccgcaCCATATGATCGTGAGTGGTCAGTGTCGAACCAGGATGCATCCAAAACATACAACAGTGTTCACCTCACCCCTCGCTTCTTCACCCAATTTTACAACTGGTGGGATATGTTCTCAGGCGCCATGTCGCTGCCTGTGCGACAGGGCAAGCTATGGCCCGGCGTTGAGAAGTCTAGCAAGAAGTTTGGCCGACATCTGGCAACGATCAAGTATAACCTGCTCTTGTCGCCGTTGTACATGAGCCACATCTACAAGCACAAGGATGCTGAAGAGTACGGCTCGGGCATTGTATCCGCTACCGGATTGAAGGCGCGTGTGGATAGCTTCATGCTTGATCTTCACCAGCGCCGCGAGGAGTTCCGCACCGTGGTTCAGGCGCCAAAGGGCAAGGAAGACAGCAAGCAGAATCAGACCACGGGCATGCGCATGAATCAGGTGCAGCTGGATCTCATCAAAACCGACGTTCGGGCAGTGTCAGCGAGCATAGCAGGGACTGGTTCGGATGATGTGGACCATGCTACTGCTGAGGATCTCGCAGGCTTCAATCAAGAGTATCTGAGCGCTGATCTGTCCAGGTTCACGATCCCCGACAATGACTGGGGCTGGGTCGACATGGACGACTTCATTGAACTTGGATGGATTCTGCCATCCGATCGTCATCCCGAGACGCAAATCCTCCCGCTCGCATTCGCCCCGCACTTCACCTATTTCCGCCAGACTGATCACGCCGACAATATATCCGGTGACGTTCACAGAACCAGTGCGTTCGGTAACGAGCCAACGCATCACTGTGTCATGTCAGCACGTAACGATCCGCGGCGGATTCAATGCGACTTGATCGAACAACGGATACAGCGTGTCAAGAACCAGATAGAGCACAACCATCGTGCAATCGGCGAACAAGAGGTCAAGATCGTGCGTGAGATCAGCGATAATCGAAAGGAAGCGGAACGCCGCCTGAACACCCTCAAGACGCATGCCCTGTTCCTGCAACGAAAGCTGGAGTTTCTCACGTCCATGCACGAGAGTCTTCTTGACCGGCTAGCAGCCAACGTGGCCAACGCTGTCCCGAAGGGTGAGCCAGACACGGACGATGAGTTTTACGAAGCACACGAAGAAGATCCAGCAAACGACTCGGACACCAAGAACATGGACTCTGCCCCAAATGTCGACTACATCAGCGACTTCAACAACCGCTTCATCATTCACAACGTGCATCTGAAGTGGGGAAACTCGTTGCGAAACATCATCTTACGCTACATCCATCAAGTCAGTCAACGTCGAGGCTTCGTCTACTACATGTCCCGGAGGGCCGTGAAGTTCATCTTGGATGTTGTCGAGGAGCAGAACAAGTCACGCAGCCCGTCGACTTCCAGTCCTGACATGGATCCAACAACTCCGGAAACGCAGAGCGACCAAGGTCTTGGCATCGACGAGACTATTCAACAGCTTCTGGCTGACGGGAAGAAATTCGTTGAAACCGACGAGGCTGATGGCAGCGACAAGAACAAGGAAGCCCAAGATAAACAAGACTCCGCGGAGAAGGATGTCAATGCTGATTATGTGCCTCAGAACGCATACATCGTTCGCCTCATTGCCCCTCAGATTCAGCTGCAAAGCGAGCGCAATACTAAGGCTGCTGTGCTCGTGACGGCAAAGGGAATGCAGCTTAAGGTCCTGCAGATCATGGACAAAGACCGAGTCATGGATGAGGTCTCCGGCTTGGTGCAGCGCCGATTTACTGCTGCCATGGACAGTCTTCAAATCTTCGTCACCAATGCTCAGATCTTCAGCGGCATGGATGAGATCCACAAGTACTCTGGAAGCACGTATGGAACCCCAGCCGGCTCAGCTTGGCCACCCTGGGTGCCTTTCGAGGTCATGTTTGAGTTCCACACAAATCCACACGGCTTCCAGAGAGTGGTGCAGAGGACTTCAGCCAGTATGCGGTACGACAAATACAACACATTGCGTCTCAAGTACAACGACGACGTTTCCGGTGATGCTGCGTCGTCGAAGAGCGCGCAAAACACGGAGAGCAGGATTGACCATCTCTGGGTCGATTTCCCTCACGTTCGAGCTTTGTGCGACTCACGACAATACTACGCCATATATGTCATCGTTCTGGATCTGCTACTATACCGCGAACCGCTTGAGAAGACACGCAACGAACGTTTGGAGAAGATCATGCTGGCTTCTGATTTCAGTGATCTCACCGGAGCACCGAGTCTAGTCATTGGTCTGCAGGAGCGTATCCGACAGCTGGAGGAAATCAAAACAGTATTCCAGGTCAACGAAAGATACTTGGACAAGCAGGGATGGGAAGACCGCGTGGAAGTCGAAAAAGACCTAGCTGTGTACGAAGACGAACTCTTCTTTGTCATGAAAGCCATCACCACTGCTCAACGTAAACAAGACGACCGAGCGCAGGCCAAGCAGTCCACGGGTCTCCTTCGATGGTACATCTCCGCGTCGGAGATTGTGTGGCATTTGCTGCGCGAGGGCCAAGAGTCTCTCGCGGAGTTTCAGCTGAAGAACGCCCTGTACGACCGCACCGACAACAACGACGGGTCCAACTTCAACTCTTTGGAGATTGAGGACGCTCGTGGCCTGAACCTGCTCCCAAATGCGCTGTACCCAGAGATGATCTTACCTTACTTGGAAAACAACAAGCCGCTACCTGAGAACGCAAAGTGCTTAAAGGTTCAATTTGTCATGCTGGAAGCAATTGCAGGCATACCGGTCATGGAGCACTTTGAAGTCATGCTCCACCCGCTGAAGGTCCAGCTGGAATGGGAGATTGGCAAGAAGCTGTTCGAGTACGTTTTCCCTGCCATCAAGGACAAGAATGCAGAAAATGGCAGCTCCTCGCCCTTCATGATCAAGCACACGCTTCCTGCgcaagacgaagaagatgagGATACGAATGGCAGCATAGCTTCCGGTGTCAGCACTAGCATGGGCAGCTCGGTCTCGCAGGACGATGCCTCGACTGCGCTCAGATCCCGCCTGACGCCCACGTTGAAGCTACCGGATCCACAAAACAAAGCTCTCGGTAGGCCCAAGAGCAGTCCTGAGAGGAGACCTGGTCTCAACGGTTTCCGATCACTTTTCCGTGACAACAACCCGTCTCGCAGCGGGACTGAGCTGCGCCGAACGCTACATCCCAACTCTGCCATGGCAACACCGTCAGGCTCTTCGCTCAACATACACGGCAGGCCTGGGTCAGTCCGCTCCAACACATCATCCATGACTGCAAATGAGTCTGAGCGCACTGCGAAGAAGTTCACCCTCTACCGAACTGGCACGGGCATGACGACGATAGACAAGCGCGCCGAcaaaaaggagaagaaagagaggAGTGACGATTTGACGCAGATGATGAACCGAGCAAGCAACTACATGACACTGGCCTACGTTCGCATCCCCTCGATGGTACTGTGCTTGTCATACAAGGGCAAAGGATCGCGAAACTTTGAGGATGTGCACGATCTGGTGTTCAAGATGCCCACGCTTGAGTACCGCAACAAGACATGGTCGAACCTCGATCTTGCCTTGCAACTCAAGAAGGACGTCATTCGCGCGCTCATCTCGCACGCGGGCGCTATAGTCGGCAATAAATTCTCACATCACCGCCCGAGCAAAACGCAACAGACGCGTCTTCGCCAAATCGCGAACAGCTCCACCATGCTCAACACGTCGCCTGACATGAGCGGTTCAGAGGCAGCGTCTCTACGCGACCACTCCCCCGGCGGCTCATCCGCCGACGGCGTACGGCGCAGCTTCACGTCCGGTCGCCAAGGCAGCTTCATTTCCACCGTGTCCGAAGAATCGTCGCTCCGGCCAGGCACGAGCGCAGACGGGCGCTCAACACACGGCTCCATCCTTGGTGGTCTACACCGACACCGCCACGACGAACACGGTCTGGGCATCGACGACATCGCCGACGGACGCGCATTTGCCGACGAGCTGAGCAGAGTAGACAATACGGAACCAGGCCATGCGAATCTTATTCATAGTCTGAGTAAGCACATCACGAGCGTTACGCCGTTCGCCAACCACCGTGGCAGAGACAGGGCCAACTCTACCGGCAACAACAGCAGTTTTCCGTTCGGTAGGAACGGGAGCGTGGTCGAAGAAGGCGACAGACCTGTGACAAGCTATGGCGAGGGAGAAGAAGGCAGCAAAAACAAGAAACAAAAGGCGCTCGCCGTAGGGATGAAGCTGCTAGGTCGAGGCCCAAGTAAGGACTGA